A DNA window from Streptomyces sp. 71268 contains the following coding sequences:
- the lon gene encoding endopeptidase La, which produces MASLSTPLTLPVLPLDDEVVLPGMVVPLDLTDADVRAAVEAAQAAARSSGNGTGSAGKPQVLLVPRIEGTYAGVGTLGTVEQVGRLSDGDPGALIRGVHRVRVGAGTTGPGAALWIEGTPVEETGPDASEISPGSQAELMKEYKALATSWLRKRGAWQVVDRVQQIDDVAQLADNSGYFPFLTITQRLELLETLDPVARLKLAMGWLREHLAEQDVAESIAKDVQDGVDKQQREFLLRRQLEAVRKELAELNGDSEDESGDYRTRIEAADLPEKVREAALKEVDKLERASDQSPEGGWIRTWLDTVLELPWNRRTEDAYDIRGAKEVLDADHAGLVDVKERITEYLAVRKRRADRGLGVVGGRRGGAVLALVGPPGVGKTSLGESVARAMGREFVRVALGGVRDEAEIRGHRRTYVGALPGRIVRAVKEAGSMNPVILLDEIDKVGSDFRGDPAAALLEVLDPAQNHTFRDHYLEVELDLSDVVFLATANVLESIPEALLDRMDLVRLDGYTEDEKVTIARDHLLPRQLERAGLEPGEVTLEDAALRKLAGEYTREAGVRNLERYVARLLRKVAAQHALGERELPFTIGPDELRPLIGRPHHTPEAAQDPAERRTAVPGVVTGLAVTGAGGDVLYVEASLADPETGGAGLTLTGQLGDVMKESAQIALSFLRSHGAELELPVADLKERGVHLHVPAGAVPKDGPSAGITMTTALASLLSGRQVRPDVAMTGEVSLTGRVLPIGGVKQKLLAAHRAGITTVVIPKRNEPDLDDVPAEVLDRLDVHAVSDVRQVLELALSPATDADLVASADSRTQVAA; this is translated from the coding sequence ATGGCTTCGCTGTCTACACCGCTCACCCTGCCTGTGCTGCCGCTCGACGACGAGGTGGTACTGCCCGGCATGGTGGTGCCGCTCGATCTGACGGACGCGGACGTACGAGCCGCCGTGGAAGCGGCCCAGGCCGCCGCGAGGTCCAGCGGGAACGGCACCGGGAGTGCGGGAAAGCCGCAGGTGCTGCTCGTGCCGAGGATCGAGGGAACGTACGCGGGGGTGGGCACGCTCGGCACCGTCGAGCAGGTGGGCCGCCTCTCGGACGGGGACCCCGGCGCACTCATCCGTGGCGTGCACCGGGTGCGGGTCGGCGCAGGGACCACCGGGCCGGGGGCCGCTCTGTGGATCGAGGGCACCCCGGTCGAGGAGACCGGCCCGGATGCCAGCGAGATCTCGCCGGGCTCGCAGGCCGAGCTGATGAAGGAGTACAAGGCGCTGGCCACGAGCTGGCTGCGCAAGCGGGGCGCCTGGCAGGTCGTGGACCGGGTGCAGCAGATCGACGACGTCGCGCAGCTCGCCGACAACTCCGGCTACTTCCCGTTCCTCACCATCACCCAGCGCCTGGAACTCCTGGAGACCCTCGACCCGGTGGCGCGCCTCAAGCTCGCCATGGGCTGGCTCCGGGAGCACCTGGCCGAGCAGGACGTGGCCGAGTCCATCGCCAAGGACGTACAGGACGGCGTCGACAAGCAGCAGCGCGAGTTCCTGCTGCGCCGCCAGCTTGAGGCGGTACGCAAGGAACTCGCCGAGCTCAACGGCGACAGTGAGGACGAGTCCGGCGACTACCGGACCCGCATCGAGGCCGCTGACCTGCCGGAGAAGGTGCGTGAGGCGGCGCTCAAGGAGGTCGACAAGCTGGAGCGGGCCTCCGACCAGAGTCCCGAGGGTGGCTGGATCAGGACCTGGCTGGACACCGTTCTCGAACTGCCGTGGAACCGCAGGACCGAGGACGCGTACGACATCAGGGGCGCCAAGGAGGTGCTGGACGCCGACCACGCCGGACTGGTGGACGTGAAGGAGCGCATCACCGAGTACCTCGCGGTGCGCAAGCGGCGAGCGGACCGTGGCCTGGGTGTCGTGGGTGGCCGTCGGGGTGGCGCGGTACTCGCGCTCGTCGGCCCTCCCGGCGTCGGCAAGACCTCGCTCGGTGAGTCGGTGGCCCGTGCCATGGGGCGCGAGTTCGTGCGGGTCGCGCTCGGTGGCGTGCGGGACGAAGCCGAGATCCGCGGCCACCGGCGTACCTACGTGGGCGCCCTGCCGGGCCGGATCGTACGGGCCGTCAAGGAGGCCGGTTCGATGAACCCGGTGATCCTGCTGGACGAGATCGACAAGGTCGGCTCCGACTTCCGGGGCGACCCCGCCGCCGCGCTCCTCGAGGTGCTCGACCCGGCGCAGAACCACACCTTCCGGGACCACTACCTGGAGGTCGAACTGGACCTGTCCGACGTGGTGTTCCTGGCCACCGCCAACGTGCTCGAATCCATCCCCGAGGCGCTGCTCGACCGGATGGACCTGGTGCGCCTGGACGGTTACACGGAGGACGAGAAGGTCACCATCGCCCGCGACCACCTGCTGCCGCGCCAGTTGGAGCGGGCGGGCCTCGAACCGGGCGAGGTCACGCTGGAGGACGCGGCGCTGCGCAAGCTGGCGGGCGAGTACACGCGCGAGGCGGGCGTACGGAACCTGGAGCGGTACGTGGCGCGGCTGCTGCGCAAGGTCGCGGCCCAGCACGCGCTCGGCGAGCGGGAGCTGCCCTTCACCATCGGCCCGGACGAGCTGCGACCGCTCATCGGCCGACCGCACCACACCCCCGAGGCCGCCCAGGACCCGGCCGAGCGGCGTACCGCCGTCCCCGGCGTGGTCACCGGGTTGGCGGTCACCGGCGCCGGCGGTGACGTGCTCTACGTCGAGGCGTCGCTGGCCGACCCCGAGACCGGTGGCGCGGGGCTCACGTTGACGGGACAGCTCGGCGACGTCATGAAGGAGTCCGCACAGATCGCGCTCTCCTTCCTGCGCTCGCACGGGGCCGAACTGGAACTGCCGGTCGCCGATCTCAAGGAGCGCGGCGTCCACCTGCACGTGCCCGCCGGAGCGGTGCCCAAGGACGGGCCGAGCGCGGGCATCACGATGACCACCGCCCTCGCCTCGCTGCTGTCGGGCCGCCAGGTGCGCCCGGACGTGGCGATGACCGGTGAGGTGTCGCTGACCGGGCGGGTGCTGCCGATCGGCGGGGTCAAGCAGAAGCTGCTGGCCGCCCACCGCGCCGGGATCACGACCGTGGTCATCCCCAAGCGGAACGAGCCCGACCTGGATGACGTTCCGGCCGAGGTGCTCGACCGGTTGGACGTGCACGCCGTGTCGGACGTGCGCCAGGTGCTGGAGCTGGCGCTGAGCCCCGCCACGGACGCGGACCTGGTGGCGAGCGCGGACAGCCGGACGCAGGTCGCCGCGTGA
- a CDS encoding MMPL family transporter, producing MATFLYRLGRGAFRRRGRVVLIWLGVLAAVVVGAAGASGPSDEEFSMPGIESQKAFDLMEERFPGTAADGATAQVVFVAPDGQKVTAGDARKAVEDAVGSLGGGPQVADVEDPFASEAVSEDGATAYATVTYEVGPSEVTDASRTAVDEAAEQARAAGLTVETGGSAMDSGGGPGGTAEIVGLAAAAVVLLFTFGSLAAAGLPLLTAVVSVAVSLFVIVLLAGPLGLSADTLTLGMMLGLAVGIDYALFVVSRYREERGRGLPPQEAAGVAVGTAGSAVVFAGVTVVIALAGLSVVGIPTLTKMGLAAAGAVTVAVLVALTVVPALLGFWPNAVLSRKVRKAGTTTPRDGGAGGRGNLGARWARFVLRRPVAVLVLGVVGLGALAVPMTSLQLGMPGDEAKSTATTERRAYDALAEGFGPGFNGPLTIVVDAREAADPRAAVRAISDRISATDGIVSVSRAGFNEAGDTAVFRATPSTSPTDEKTKDLVETIRHDRPAVEEQASATFEVTGTTALNIDIAAKVQSALVPYLAVVGGLAVVLLLVVFRSVLVPVKAALGFVLSVLAALGVLVLVFQEGHAADLFGVEQTGPIMSLMPIFMMGIVFGLAMDYEVFLVSRMREAYTRGETAGQAVVSGFQHSARVVTAAALIMVAVFSGFIGEDGSLIKMLGFSLAAAVLFDAFVVRMAIVPAVLALLGDRAWWLPSWLGRLLPRVDVEGEGLGHARPDSPGPHADGSVEARV from the coding sequence GTGGCGACTTTTCTGTATCGGCTCGGCCGCGGCGCCTTTCGGCGACGCGGCAGGGTCGTCCTCATATGGCTGGGCGTGCTGGCCGCGGTAGTGGTGGGCGCCGCGGGGGCGTCGGGCCCCTCGGACGAGGAGTTCTCGATGCCGGGGATCGAATCGCAGAAGGCGTTCGATCTCATGGAGGAGCGCTTTCCCGGAACCGCCGCGGACGGCGCCACCGCCCAGGTCGTCTTCGTCGCCCCGGACGGGCAGAAGGTGACCGCCGGCGACGCGCGGAAGGCCGTCGAGGACGCGGTGGGCTCGCTGGGCGGCGGCCCGCAGGTGGCCGACGTCGAGGACCCGTTCGCGTCGGAGGCCGTCAGCGAGGACGGAGCGACCGCGTATGCGACCGTCACCTACGAGGTGGGTCCCTCCGAGGTGACCGACGCCAGCCGAACCGCGGTGGACGAGGCGGCGGAACAGGCACGGGCGGCGGGCCTGACGGTGGAGACCGGCGGGTCGGCGATGGACAGCGGCGGCGGGCCCGGCGGAACCGCGGAGATCGTGGGCCTCGCCGCGGCGGCGGTCGTGCTGCTGTTCACCTTCGGATCGCTGGCCGCCGCGGGACTGCCGCTGCTGACCGCGGTCGTGAGCGTCGCGGTGAGTCTGTTCGTCATCGTGCTGCTGGCGGGCCCGTTGGGGCTTTCGGCGGACACGCTCACCCTCGGCATGATGTTGGGCCTGGCGGTGGGCATCGACTACGCCCTGTTCGTGGTCTCCCGCTACCGCGAGGAGCGCGGGCGCGGCCTGCCGCCGCAGGAGGCGGCCGGGGTGGCGGTGGGAACCGCCGGATCGGCGGTCGTGTTCGCCGGGGTCACCGTGGTGATCGCGCTGGCGGGCCTGTCGGTCGTCGGCATTCCCACGCTGACCAAGATGGGCCTGGCCGCCGCTGGGGCCGTCACGGTCGCCGTACTGGTGGCCTTGACGGTCGTCCCCGCGCTGCTCGGCTTCTGGCCGAACGCGGTGCTGTCGCGCAAGGTACGCAAGGCCGGCACCACCACCCCTCGCGACGGCGGCGCGGGCGGGCGGGGCAACCTGGGCGCGCGTTGGGCCCGTTTCGTACTGCGCCGCCCGGTAGCGGTACTGGTCCTCGGCGTGGTGGGCCTGGGCGCGCTGGCCGTGCCGATGACGTCGCTGCAACTGGGCATGCCGGGTGACGAGGCCAAGTCCACCGCCACCACCGAACGACGGGCCTACGACGCGCTCGCCGAGGGCTTCGGCCCGGGCTTCAACGGTCCGCTCACCATCGTCGTGGACGCGAGGGAGGCGGCCGACCCGCGGGCGGCGGTACGCGCCATCAGCGACCGGATCAGCGCCACGGACGGCATCGTGTCGGTCTCGCGGGCCGGCTTCAACGAGGCCGGCGACACCGCCGTCTTCCGCGCCACCCCGTCCACCAGCCCAACGGACGAGAAGACCAAGGACCTGGTGGAGACGATCCGCCACGACCGGCCAGCGGTGGAGGAGCAGGCTTCGGCGACGTTCGAGGTCACCGGCACGACCGCGCTGAACATCGACATCGCGGCGAAGGTGCAGTCCGCGCTGGTGCCGTACCTGGCGGTGGTGGGCGGCCTGGCGGTGGTCCTGCTGCTGGTGGTCTTCCGGTCCGTGCTGGTACCGGTCAAGGCGGCCCTGGGCTTCGTCCTCTCGGTACTGGCCGCGCTGGGCGTGCTGGTACTGGTCTTCCAGGAGGGTCATGCGGCGGACCTCTTCGGAGTGGAGCAGACCGGGCCGATCATGAGTCTGATGCCGATCTTCATGATGGGTATCGTCTTCGGGCTGGCCATGGACTACGAGGTCTTCCTGGTCTCTCGCATGCGGGAGGCGTACACCCGCGGGGAAACCGCCGGTCAGGCGGTCGTGTCCGGGTTCCAGCACAGCGCCCGGGTGGTCACGGCCGCCGCGCTGATCATGGTCGCGGTCTTCTCGGGCTTCATCGGGGAGGACGGTTCGCTGATCAAGATGCTCGGGTTCAGCCTGGCGGCCGCGGTGCTCTTCGACGCCTTCGTGGTCCGCATGGCGATCGTGCCCGCCGTCCTGGCCCTGCTCGGCGACCGGGCCTGGTGGCTGCCGTCGTGGCTGGGCCGCCTGCTGCCCCGCGTCGACGTGGAGGGCGAGGGACTCGGTCACGCACGGCCCGACAGCCCGGGCCCGCACGCGGACGGATCGGTCGAAGCACGCGTGTGA
- a CDS encoding sensor histidine kinase: MINLLERYAERHARAADVVTAVTVCVCTLLGARISTSESSPPPALWPAWILVVSGVAVLACRSHPRATLAVTATAAAVLTALGYLPSPLLLAPVMTALYWLAALTDSRTTALYGSATMAVLVATSLAAAPLGDDFILRTVGTVLWLLLPVSLGGGSRFRRAYLESVKARAAHAERTREEEARLRVAEERMRIARELHDAIAHHMAVAHAQAGTAAHLADTHPEQTRGILTDLVGTTSSALLELRATVGVLRQTADPDTDPLEPTPGLDRLPALVAGCASAGLTVTVSTEGEAQPLSPGVDLTAYRIIQEALTNATKHASDHAARVQLRYEDARLLITVTNDGTANGGAVPPVPGGGYGLMGMRERAHSIGGDLRAGPRLEGGFEVAAALPFQPRTLAQAPTDPPTDAPAGPRHEETR; encoded by the coding sequence ATGATCAACCTCCTCGAACGGTACGCGGAACGCCACGCTCGGGCCGCCGACGTGGTGACCGCGGTGACGGTGTGCGTGTGCACTCTCCTCGGGGCTCGGATCAGCACCTCCGAGTCCTCACCTCCACCCGCGCTGTGGCCCGCCTGGATTCTCGTCGTCTCCGGAGTGGCCGTCCTTGCCTGTCGCAGCCACCCGCGCGCCACCCTCGCGGTCACCGCCACCGCGGCGGCCGTGCTGACCGCCCTGGGCTACCTGCCAAGTCCCCTGCTGTTGGCCCCCGTCATGACCGCCCTGTACTGGCTCGCCGCGCTCACCGACTCGCGCACCACCGCCCTCTACGGCTCGGCGACCATGGCCGTGCTGGTGGCCACCTCGCTCGCCGCCGCCCCGCTCGGCGACGACTTCATCCTGCGCACTGTGGGCACGGTGCTGTGGCTGCTGCTACCGGTGTCCCTGGGCGGCGGGAGCCGCTTCCGTCGCGCCTACCTCGAATCCGTCAAGGCCCGCGCCGCCCACGCCGAACGCACCCGCGAAGAGGAGGCCCGGCTCCGCGTCGCCGAGGAACGCATGCGCATCGCCCGCGAACTCCACGACGCCATCGCCCACCACATGGCCGTCGCCCACGCCCAGGCCGGCACCGCCGCCCACCTCGCTGACACCCATCCGGAACAGACCCGTGGAATCCTGACCGACCTGGTCGGAACCACCTCCTCCGCACTCCTGGAACTACGCGCCACGGTGGGTGTCCTACGCCAGACCGCCGACCCGGACACCGACCCGCTGGAGCCCACCCCGGGCCTGGACCGCCTCCCCGCGCTGGTCGCCGGCTGCGCATCGGCCGGCCTGACGGTCACGGTCAGCACCGAGGGGGAGGCTCAACCCCTGTCCCCGGGAGTGGACCTGACCGCCTACCGGATCATCCAGGAGGCCCTGACCAACGCGACGAAGCACGCGTCCGACCACGCGGCCCGAGTCCAGCTCCGCTACGAGGACGCACGCCTACTCATCACCGTCACCAACGACGGCACAGCCAACGGCGGAGCCGTCCCACCGGTGCCCGGCGGCGGGTACGGACTGATGGGCATGCGCGAGCGCGCCCACTCCATCGGCGGCGACCTACGCGCCGGCCCCCGCCTCGAAGGCGGCTTCGAAGTCGCCGCCGCCCTCCCCTTTCAGCCCCGCACCCTGGCGCAAGCCCCGACGGACCCTCCGACGGACGCCCCAGCCGGACCACGACACGAGGAAACCCGTTGA
- a CDS encoding response regulator transcription factor codes for MTIRVLLADDQALLRGTFRLLIDSCDDMEVVGEAADGRQAVEQARSHRPDVVLMDIRMPGADGLAATASICADPDLASTRVLILTMFETEEYVAQALRVGASGFLGKYVTTDALLNGIRTVAAGEALLSPGATQALITRFLTLPTSGPPLAPAERLADLTPREQEVTVLAAHGKSNDQIAQELVLSVLTVRTHIQRAMTKLGARDRAQLVVIAYQNGLVRPAPPHS; via the coding sequence TTGACCATCCGCGTCCTGCTCGCTGACGACCAGGCCCTGCTGCGCGGCACCTTCCGGCTCCTGATCGACTCATGCGACGACATGGAGGTCGTCGGCGAGGCCGCCGACGGTCGTCAGGCGGTAGAACAGGCCCGCTCGCACCGGCCCGATGTCGTCCTCATGGATATTCGTATGCCCGGTGCCGACGGCCTCGCCGCCACCGCCAGCATCTGCGCGGACCCCGATCTCGCCAGCACCCGCGTCCTGATCCTGACCATGTTCGAGACTGAGGAGTACGTCGCCCAGGCGCTGCGGGTGGGCGCCAGCGGCTTCCTCGGCAAGTACGTCACCACGGACGCGCTACTGAACGGCATCCGCACCGTCGCCGCCGGCGAAGCCCTCCTGTCGCCCGGAGCCACCCAGGCTCTGATCACCCGTTTCCTCACCCTTCCCACCTCCGGTCCGCCCCTCGCCCCAGCCGAACGCCTCGCTGATCTCACCCCGCGCGAACAAGAAGTCACCGTTCTGGCAGCCCACGGCAAATCCAATGACCAGATCGCCCAGGAACTCGTCTTGAGCGTGCTGACCGTCCGCACCCACATCCAACGCGCCATGACCAAACTCGGCGCGCGTGACCGTGCTCAACTCGTCGTCATCGCCTACCAGAACGGCCTCGTACGCCCTGCGCCTCCCCACTCCTGA
- a CDS encoding VOC family protein encodes MRTAFINLPVSDVKRSVEFFGRLGFEFNDEFSDEKTSCMIVEQNIFVMLLEEDRFKDFVNGDIADAKRVTEVITCLSAESKEEVDDTVARAIAAGGKPWKPALREGPMYGGSFQDLDGHVWELVYAAQA; translated from the coding sequence ATGCGTACGGCCTTCATCAACCTGCCGGTCAGCGACGTCAAGCGATCCGTGGAGTTCTTCGGACGGTTGGGCTTCGAGTTCAACGACGAGTTCTCCGACGAGAAGACGTCGTGCATGATCGTTGAGCAGAACATCTTCGTCATGCTCCTCGAAGAGGACCGCTTCAAGGACTTCGTCAACGGCGACATCGCCGACGCCAAGAGGGTCACCGAGGTCATCACCTGTCTGTCCGCGGAGTCCAAGGAGGAAGTGGACGACACGGTCGCTCGGGCCATAGCGGCTGGCGGCAAGCCGTGGAAGCCGGCCCTGCGGGAGGGGCCGATGTACGGGGGCAGCTTCCAGGACCTGGACGGTCACGTCTGGGAGCTGGTGTACGCCGCGCAGGCGTGA
- a CDS encoding winged helix-turn-helix transcriptional regulator translates to MATKRSYHDACGTAHALDLVGERWALLVVRELLLGPKRYGDLRADLPGISTNVLSHRLDELEEAGVVYRRTLPPPANARVYELTEWGLELEPIIRDLGRWGARSPAHQRDASISPTSFVLSLRTNFDPEAASGVQAVYELHLGQHSFHARVADGVFEIDRGTTSAPDATIEGPPDALASVIYGGRDMTEATHASDLAVKGDLTAVERFLSLFSLPEPAAQSDQR, encoded by the coding sequence ATGGCCACGAAGCGGAGTTACCACGACGCATGCGGCACGGCGCATGCCCTCGACCTCGTCGGAGAACGCTGGGCCCTCCTGGTGGTGCGCGAACTCCTCCTGGGTCCCAAGCGATACGGCGACCTGCGCGCCGACCTGCCCGGCATCAGCACCAACGTCCTCTCCCACCGACTCGACGAGCTGGAGGAGGCAGGCGTCGTGTATCGCCGCACGCTTCCGCCTCCGGCCAACGCTCGGGTGTACGAACTCACCGAGTGGGGCCTTGAGCTGGAGCCGATCATTCGCGACCTCGGCCGCTGGGGAGCCCGGTCCCCCGCCCATCAGCGCGACGCGAGCATCAGCCCGACCTCGTTCGTCCTCTCTCTCAGGACGAACTTCGACCCCGAAGCGGCCAGCGGTGTCCAGGCGGTGTACGAGCTGCACCTGGGCCAGCACAGCTTCCACGCCAGGGTCGCGGACGGCGTGTTCGAGATCGACAGAGGTACAACGTCGGCGCCGGACGCGACGATAGAGGGGCCCCCTGACGCGCTCGCCTCCGTCATATACGGGGGGCGTGACATGACGGAGGCGACACATGCGAGCGACCTGGCCGTAAAGGGTGACCTGACCGCGGTCGAGCGCTTCCTCTCCCTCTTCTCACTCCCCGAGCCCGCTGCCCAATCCGACCAGAGGTAG
- a CDS encoding rhomboid-like protein yields the protein MLLVTGLFVTLGDPGAVNGALEGSSSDASNLAHRPLFALVTSGIWVAGGLTSPSIVLFPFVLGALERRVGAWRTAAVFALGHVLATLFTELPVAASVASGHLPPSSLDRLDYGISYGLLASLAALAGLLVRWVRWAVLVSLGAVLAWDLMELADPLTNWGHVLAVLIGLACWSPLRSRSTRHLEQR from the coding sequence GTGCTGCTGGTCACCGGCCTGTTCGTCACGTTGGGCGATCCGGGAGCGGTGAACGGTGCGCTGGAGGGTTCCAGCTCCGACGCCTCGAACCTCGCGCATCGGCCGCTGTTCGCGCTGGTAACCAGCGGTATCTGGGTAGCGGGCGGACTCACGTCACCGTCCATCGTGCTCTTCCCTTTCGTGTTGGGCGCGCTGGAGCGTCGGGTGGGCGCTTGGCGCACGGCTGCGGTGTTCGCACTCGGGCATGTGCTGGCCACGCTGTTCACGGAGTTGCCGGTCGCCGCTTCCGTGGCCTCCGGTCATCTACCGCCCAGCTCTCTTGATCGGCTCGACTACGGGATCAGCTATGGGCTGTTGGCGAGTCTGGCGGCGCTGGCTGGCCTCCTCGTGCGATGGGTTCGGTGGGCGGTTCTGGTGAGCCTGGGGGCGGTGCTCGCGTGGGACCTGATGGAACTCGCTGACCCCCTCACGAACTGGGGCCATGTGCTCGCCGTGCTCATCGGGTTGGCCTGCTGGTCGCCGCTGCGCAGTCGATCGACGCGGCACCTAGAGCAGCGCTGA
- a CDS encoding response regulator transcription factor, with product MEQTHNGLGGTAGAANGANGAQRRVLVVEDDPTIVDAIAARLRAEGFQVRTAGDGPAAVDTAEAWQPDLLVLDVMLPGFDGLEVCRRVQAQRPVPVLMLTARDDETDMLVGLGVGADDYMTKPFSMRELAARVHVLLRRVERAALAAHTPRTGILRLGELEIDHAQRRVRVRGSDVHLTPTEFDLLVCLANTPRAVLSREQLLAEVWDWADASGTRTVDSHIKALRRKIGAERIRTVHGVGYALETPAA from the coding sequence ATGGAGCAGACACACAACGGCCTGGGCGGCACAGCGGGAGCTGCCAACGGGGCCAATGGGGCGCAGCGCCGGGTGCTCGTCGTAGAGGACGATCCCACGATCGTCGACGCCATAGCGGCTCGGCTGCGAGCCGAGGGATTCCAGGTGCGTACGGCCGGGGATGGGCCGGCCGCCGTGGACACGGCCGAGGCGTGGCAGCCCGATCTGCTGGTGCTCGATGTGATGCTGCCGGGGTTCGACGGACTTGAGGTGTGCCGTCGGGTCCAGGCGCAGCGACCGGTGCCGGTGCTCATGCTGACCGCGCGCGACGACGAGACCGACATGTTGGTGGGCCTCGGGGTCGGTGCCGACGACTACATGACGAAGCCGTTCTCGATGCGCGAACTGGCGGCGCGGGTTCACGTGCTCCTGCGCCGGGTGGAACGGGCGGCGCTCGCCGCGCACACGCCCCGTACGGGCATCCTGCGGCTCGGCGAGTTGGAGATCGATCACGCGCAGCGGCGGGTGCGGGTGCGGGGTTCGGACGTTCACCTCACGCCGACGGAGTTCGATCTGTTGGTCTGCCTGGCGAACACGCCTCGCGCGGTCCTCTCACGAGAGCAGTTGCTGGCCGAGGTGTGGGACTGGGCCGACGCGTCGGGCACGCGCACCGTGGACAGCCACATCAAGGCGCTGCGGCGCAAGATCGGCGCGGAGCGTATCCGTACGGTGCACGGCGTCGGGTACGCCTTGGAGACGCCGGCCGCATGA
- a CDS encoding ATP-binding protein — translation MSWLWEALRPLDPYRSVKAALGALVIVSVIITTLLVFVAVRSETELRIITIFSIIASLLVTQFVAHGLTAPLDEMTEVTQAMAHGNYTRRVRAAGRRDEFGALAASFNRMAADLEAVDRHRKELVANVSHELRTPIAALRAVLENVVDGVSDADPETMRTALKQTERLGRLVEQLLDLSRLDNGVVPLHARSFEVWPYLAGILKEASMASGARAAAAGSSGVSARGDVHLHLDVSPLDLTATADTERLHQVVANLIDNAIKHSPRRGRVTVRARGGEAPQSLVLEVLDEGPGIPEAERHRVFERFNRGGPEHKGPGSDGGTGLGLAIARWAVDLHGGRIRVAESPRGCRIQVTLPGNVREAR, via the coding sequence CTGAGCTGGTTGTGGGAGGCGCTGCGCCCGCTTGATCCGTACCGTTCGGTGAAGGCCGCTCTGGGTGCGTTGGTGATCGTCTCGGTGATCATCACGACGCTGCTGGTGTTCGTGGCGGTGCGGTCGGAGACCGAGCTGCGGATCATCACGATCTTCTCGATCATCGCCTCGCTCCTGGTCACGCAGTTCGTGGCGCACGGTCTGACCGCGCCGCTGGACGAGATGACCGAGGTCACCCAGGCGATGGCGCACGGGAACTACACGCGGCGGGTGCGGGCGGCCGGCCGGCGGGACGAGTTCGGTGCCCTCGCGGCGTCGTTCAACCGCATGGCCGCCGACCTGGAGGCGGTCGACAGGCACCGTAAGGAACTGGTCGCCAACGTCTCGCACGAGCTGCGCACGCCGATCGCGGCGTTGCGCGCGGTGCTGGAGAACGTGGTGGACGGCGTTTCGGACGCCGATCCGGAGACGATGCGTACGGCGCTCAAGCAGACGGAGCGGCTCGGCCGGCTCGTGGAGCAGTTGCTCGACCTGTCGCGCCTCGACAACGGCGTGGTGCCGTTGCACGCGCGCTCCTTCGAGGTGTGGCCGTATCTGGCGGGCATCCTCAAGGAGGCCAGCATGGCCAGCGGGGCGCGCGCGGCGGCGGCCGGTTCGTCCGGGGTGAGCGCGCGCGGGGACGTGCACCTGCACCTGGACGTCTCGCCCCTCGACCTCACCGCGACGGCGGACACGGAGCGACTGCACCAGGTGGTGGCCAACCTGATCGACAACGCGATCAAGCACAGCCCCCGGCGCGGCCGGGTCACGGTGCGGGCGCGCGGCGGCGAGGCGCCACAGAGCCTGGTGCTCGAGGTGCTGGACGAGGGGCCGGGGATTCCCGAGGCCGAGCGGCACCGTGTCTTCGAGCGTTTCAACCGGGGCGGGCCCGAGCACAAGGGTCCCGGTAGCGACGGCGGCACCGGGCTCGGCCTGGCCATCGCTCGCTGGGCCGTGGATCTCCACGGAGGTCGGATCAGAGTGGCCGAATCCCCCCGGGGGTGCCGGATCCAGGTCACTCTTCCGGGCAACGTGCGGGAGGCACGTTGA